One genomic window of Euleptes europaea isolate rEulEur1 chromosome 10, rEulEur1.hap1, whole genome shotgun sequence includes the following:
- the COQ3 gene encoding ubiquinone biosynthesis O-methyltransferase, mitochondrial gives MGGRWLSGARRLWVSRDGMAASRAVCRRASSLWGASGNRCILPLQIDKGVLFRKRKIQLTYNTHTSLAEVWNKISFTGQPFSTSHTTVDPTEMKKFQLLAHKWWDEHGEYSALHSMNDIRVPFIRDIVLNMRNDYPLGSPLSGMKILDVGCGGGLLTEPLGRLGASVTGIDPLEDNIRTAELHKSFDPVLSKRIQYKSCSLEDLVEEASEPFDIIVASEVVEHVTDVEMFVRCCGEVLKPEGSIFITTINKSQLSYILAILVAEKVLSIVPAGTHEWEKFIAPEELERILESNGFLVQTVKGMLYNPLLGSWSWTGSTSVNYALHAVKCSPPEQSSPSEPPLETDKGQLQTEAGIGTGR, from the exons atgggCGGCCGCTGGCTGAGCGGGGCCAGGCGGCTCTGGGTTTCTCGCGATGGGATGGCGGCGAGCCGGGCGGTCTGTCGGCGCGCCTCGAGCCTGTGGGGAGCGAGCG GTAACCGCTGTATTCTGCCTCTTCAAATAGATAAAGGAGTCTTGTTTAGGAAACGTAAAATTCAATTAACATATAATACGCATACCAGCTTGGCTGAAGTATGGAACAAAAT ATCCTTCACAGGCCAGCCATTCAGCACTTCTCACACAACAGTGGATCCAACGGAGATGAAGAAATTCCAGCTCTTGGCACACAAATGGTGGGATGAGCATGGAGAATATTCAGCCCTTCATTCCATGAATGATATTAGAGTTCCGTTTATTCG AGACATTGTTCTAAATATGAGAAATGATTATCCCCTGGGAAGCCCTCTGTCCGGCATGAAGATCCTGGATGTTGGCTGTGGTGGTGGACTCTTGACTGAG CCCCTAGGTAGGTTGGGAGCTTCAGTTACTGGCATTGATCCTTTGGAAGACAACATCAGAACAGCAGAACTGCATAAATCATTTGATCCGGTCCTATCCAAGAGAATCCAGTATAAATCCTGTTCACTAGAAGATCTTGTGGAAGAAGCTTCGGAACCCTTTGACATCATTGTAGCTTCTGAAGTAGTAGAACATGTGACTGATGTGGAAATGTTTGTCAGATGCTGTGGTGAAGTGTTAAAA ccggAAGGCAGTATATTCATAACTACAATCAACAAATCACAGTTGTCTTACATCTTGGCCATTTTGGTTGCTGAGAAAGTATTGAGCATTGTTCCGGCAGGCACACATGAGTGGGAGAAATTCATAGCTCCTGAAGAGCTGGAGCGGATCCTAGAATCAA ATGGTTTTTTAGTCCAGACAGTGAAAGGAATGTTGTACAACCCTCTCCTTGGATCCTGGAGCTGGACTGGAAGCACTAGCGTTAACTATGCCCTCCATGCAGTGAAATGTAGCCCGCCGGAACAGTCAAGTCCAAGCGAACCACCTCTGGAGACAGACAAAGGGCAGCTCCAAACTGAAGCTGGTATCGGAACTGGTAGATGA
- the PNISR gene encoding arginine/serine-rich protein PNISR → MWDQGGQPWQQWPLNQQQWMQSFQHQQDPSQIDWAALAQAWIAQREASGQQGVVEQQGIMPNGQEMTGMEPGPNNHGNFQGDPNFNRMWQPEWSMPHQPPHPPPDQPWIPPAPGPMDIVPPSEDSNSQDSGEFAPDNRHIFNQNNHNFGGPPPDNFAMGPVNQFDYQHGASFGPPQGGFHPPYWQSGPPGPPGPPAPPAPPQNRRERPAFRDRQRSPITLPVKQEPPQIDAVKRRTLPAWIREGLEKMEREKQKKLEKERMEQQRSQLSKKEKKENVAPGEEGGPKLPQKSKFDSDDEDEDLDNVEATSSGKVSRSPSPAPQEEQSEPEMTEEEKEYQLMLLTKMLLTEILLDVTNEEIYYVAKDVHRKAIKAPAKQLAQSSALASLTGLGGLGGYGSGDSDDERSDRGSESSDTDDEELRHRIRQKQEAFWRKEREQQLLLEKQLEEEKLQNEKMAKEMSELASKEQSSNLPPEDVKQEEDEEVFSEKKKSPKETTPDVEPKKEVKERERPGRSRSKSSSSGSSSANSRSSSSSSSSTASSSSYSSSSGSSRSSSHSSSPKRKKRRSRSRSLSHKVRRSRSRSYSHRNRRERSRSRGKVRERRRSSRHRSVERGERRRNRSPSHDRNWERRRSNSHSKDRPASHSTRSGSRDRRKSEDQSRSVSGNRHKHSHDMKVQERKKERSRSIEKDKKKNREKERERDQEKRKEKQRKEEKDSKAGNHDERLKRKRDSERTLSHSDSVSAKIVRHDSRQETKRSSTKDSKKHSGSESSTRSSSESPGSIKAKKPKKLKHSRSRSVEKSQRSGKKASRKHKSKSRSRSMTPPRRKR, encoded by the exons ATGTGGGATCAAGGTGGGCAGCCATGGCAACAGTGGCCTTTGAACCAGCAGCAGTGGATGCAGTCATTTCAGCACCAGCAAGATCCAA GCCAGATTGACTGGGCTGCATTAGCTCAAGCATGGATTGCTCAGCGAGAAGCATCAGGGCAGCAAGGTGTAGTGGAACAGCAAGGAATTATGCCAAATGGCCAGGAGATGACAGGAATGGAACCTGGTCCAAACAACCACGGTAATTTCCAGGGAGATCCGAACTTCAACAGAATGTGGCAACCAG aatggagcatgcCTCATCAGCCCCCTCATCCACCTCCAGATCAACCGTGGATTCCTCCAGCTCCGGGCCCAATGGATATTGTTCCTCCATCTGAAGACAGCAACAGTCAGGACAGTGGGGAATTTGCTCCTGACAATAGGCATATATTTAATCAGAACAATCACAACTTTGGGGGACCGCCACCTGATAACTTTGCAATGGGGCCTGTGAACCAGTTTGACTATCAG CATGGGGCTTCTTTTGGTCCACCCCAAGGTGGGTTTCATCCACCTTACTGGCAGTCTGGACCCCCAGGGCCTCCGGGACCTCCAGCACCTCCCGCACCTCCTCAGAACCGAAGGGAAAGGCCAGCATTCAGAGATCGTCAGCGTTCACCTATCACATTGCCTGTGAAACAGGAGCCTCCTCAAATTG ATGCTGTTAAACGCCGAACTCTACCTGCGTGGATTCGTGAGGGTCTAGAGAAGATGGAACGGGAAAAGCAAAAGAAgctagagaaagagagaatggaaCAGCAGCGTTCTCAGCTGTCtaaaaaagagaagaaggaaaacgTGGCGCCAGGAGAAGAGGGTGGACCAAAGTTACCCCAGAAAAGTAAATTT GAcagtgatgatgaagatgaagatctTGATAATGTAGAGGCTACAAGTAGCGGAAAAGTTAGTAGAAGTCCCTCTCCAGCTCCACAAGAGGAACAAAGTGAACCAGAAAtgacagaggaagaaaaagagtatCAGTTG ATGTTGCTGACAAAAATGCTGCTGACAGAAATTCTCCTAGATGTCACGAATGAAGAAATTTATTATGTGGCTAAAGACGTCCACCGTAAAGCAATAAAAG CTCCTGCAAAACAGCTGGCACAGTCCAGTGCGTTGGCTTCCCTCACTGGTCTTG GTGGACTGGGTGGTTATGGATCAGGAGACAGTGACGATGAAAGAAGCGACAGAGGCTCTGAGTCATCCGACACTGATGATGAGGAACTGCGACACAGAATCAGGCAAAAACAGGAAGCTTtttggaggaaagagagagaacagcAGCTACTGTTAGAAAAACAGTTAGAAG AAGAAAAACTCCAGAATGAGAAGATGGCAAAAGAGATGAGTGAACTTGCTAGTAAAGAGCAAAGCAGCAATTTGCCGCCAGAGGATGTGAAGcaagaggaggacgaggaggtGTTCAGTGAAAAGAAAAAGTCTCCAAAAGAAACAACACCAGATGTTGAACCCAAAAAAGaggttaaagagagagagagaccaggcAGGAGTAGGTCCAAAAGTTCAAGCAGTGGTAGCTCAAGCGCCaatagcagaagcagcagcagcagcagtagcagcacaGCCTCTAGTTCATCCTATAGCAGTAGCTCAGGCAGCAGCCGCAGCTCTTCACATTCTTCCTcccccaaaagaaaaaagagacgTAGTCGCAGCAGATCACTTTCACATAAAGTTAGGCGCAGTAGAAGCAGGAGCTATTCACACCGAAACAGGAGAGAGAGGAGCAGGAGTAGGGGCAAGGTAAGAGAAAGGCGAAGATCTAGTAGGCATAGGAGtgtggagagaggagagaggagacGGAATCGTAGTCCTTCCCATGACAGAAACTGGGAGAGGCGTAGAAGCAATAGTCACTCAAAGGATAGACCGGCTAGCCATTCCACTCGCAGTGGGAGTAGAGATAGACGTAAAAGTGAGGACCAGAGTAGAAGTGTCAGTGGAAACAGGCACAAACACAGCCATGATATGAAAGTTCAGGAGAGGAAAAAGGAGCGCAGTAGAAGCATAGAAAAAGATAAGAAAAAGAacagggagaaggagagggagagggaccAGGAAAAACgtaaagaaaaacagagaaaagaagaaaaagacagtAAAGCGGGCAACCACGATGAAAggttaaaaaggaaaagagataGTGAAAGAACTCTCTCCCACAGCGATTCAGTGTCTGCAAAAATTGTAAGGCATGATTCTAGGCAGGAGACCAAGAGAAGTTCTACCAAAGATAGCAAAAAGCATTCAGGTTCAGAATCTAGCACAAGAAGCAGTTCTGAGTCGCCAGGCAGCATCAAAGCAAAGAAGCCTAAGAAATTGAAGCATAGTCGGTCACGGTCCGTGGAGAAATCTCAAAGGTCTGGTAAGAAGGCAAGCCGCAAACACAAGTCTAAATCACGATCAAG GTCAATGACTCCTCCTCGTCGTAAGCGCTGA